From Candidatus Thermodiscus eudorianus:
GACATCCTCGGCGGGATCATAGCGGTATCCCCAGACGGGTCTACTAGAGTCGATTACAGCCTCGACCTCCTCGTCAAGATGGAGGAGTACAGGCTCAGGGGCGTGGCCTCGAAGGTATTGTTTAAAGAGTAGGTTAGGCCCCGGTTAATGGAGGGAGGAGAGATTTGGCGGTTAAGGGTAGGATAGTTAGGATCTCGGGCCCCCTCGTCGTCGCCGAGGGCATGGAAGGCGCCCAGATGTACGAGATGGTCTGGGTAGGAGAGGACAAGCTGATAGGGGAGATAACCAGGATCAGGGGAGATAGGGCGTTCATACAAGTCTACGAGTCCACGACCGGGTTGAAGCCGGGCGAGCTCGTCGAGGGGACGGGTGCCCCTCTCAGCGTATGGCTGGGCCCAGGCATTATAGGCAACATCTACGATGGCGTCCAGAGGCCGCTCCCACTCATAGCAGACAAGATAGCCAAGGAGGCGCCCCACAGGAAGATGTTCATCGAGAGGGGTGTACACGTAGACTCCATTCCCAGAGACAAGAAGTGGCACTTCAAGCCCGGGTTTAACGGCAAGAAGATCGAGCCCGGGCTAAAGGTCGAGCCTGGCGATCTCATAGGCACTGTACCGGAGACCAGTTTAATCGAGCACCGAGTCATGATACCCCCAGGCATCCACGGCAGGCTCAAGTGGATAGCTCCAGAGGGAGACTACACGATAGAGGAAACGATAGCAGTTGTCGAGAGCGAGGGGAAGGAGGTAGAGGTCAAGCTAGCCCATAGATGGCCCGTCAGGATCCCCAGGCCCTATAAGGCGAAGCTGGAACCCTCGCTGCCGCTGATCACGGGCGTCAGGATAATCGACACGTTCTTCCCCATGGCCAAGGGAGGCACCGGCGCGGTGCCCGGAGGCTTCGGCACTGGGAAGACCGTGACTCTACACAGCCTCGCGCAGTGGAGCGACGCCAGGGTCGTAGTCTACATCGGATGCGGCGAGAGAGGCAACGAGATGACTGAGGTGCTAGAGAGATTCCCAGAGTACAAGGACCCGTGGACTGGTAAGCCCCTCATGGAGAGAACAATACTCATAGCTAATACCAGCAACATGCCCGTCGCCGCCAGAGAGGCCAGCATCTACGTGGGAGTCACCCTGGCAGAGTACTATAGGGATATGGGCTACGACGTCCTCCTTGTAGCCGACTCAACTAGCAGGTGGGCGGAGGCCCTAAGAGAGATTGCTGGTAGGCTTGAGGAGATGCCTGCTGAGGAGGGATACCCAAGCTACCTGGCCTCAAGGCTAGCCGAGTTCTACGAGAGAGCCGGCAGGGTCGACGCGCTTGGCAGCCCCGATAGGCGGGGTAGCGTGACTATAGTGGGAGCCGTAAGCCCGCCGGGAGGAGACTTCACGGAGCCCGTCACGAGCCACACGAAGAGGTTCATAAGAGTATTCTGGGCACTAGACACTAAGCTAGCGTACTCAAGGCACTACCCGGCCATCAACTGGATAATGAGCTACAGCGCCTACGTGGACCTGGTCACCGAGTGGTGGCACAGCAACGTGGATCCGAGGTGGAGGGAGTACAGGGACCAGGCCATGGAGATCCTGATGAGGGAGGACGAGCTCCAGGACATAGTGAGACTCGTTGGAACCGAGAGCCTGGACGAGAAGGACAAGCTGATACTAGAGGCGGCCAGGGTCCTGAAGGACGGTTTCCTCAAGCAGAACGCGTTCGACCCCATAGACGCGTTCGCGACGCCCGAGAAGCAGTTCAAGATGCTGCAACTCTTCATAGACTACTACAAGAAGGCCCTGGAGCTGGTCGAGCACGGGATACCGGTGGCCAGGATAAGAGAGGCCATGGGTAGGCTGTACGTTGAGATGGTAAAGGCGAAGTTCGAGGTACCCAACGACCAGTTGGAGAAGCTCGACGAGCTCAGAATGAAGGTCCTCAAGACACTGGACGAGGTGGAGGCCCGGTCCGGGTAGAGGGGGTGTAAGGGATGGCTTATGGAGTGAGGGAGTATACTAGGGTAAGGGAGATCAAGGGCCCCCTCCTAATAGTGGAGGGCGTCTCAAACGTCGCCTACGATGAGATCGTGGAGGTCGAGCTGGCCAGCGGCGAGAAGAGGAGGGGCAGGGTACTAGACGTCCAGAGGGGAGTAGCCGTAGTACAGGTATTCGAGGGGACAACGGGCATCACAACAACCGGGACCAGGGTGAGGTTCCTGGGGAGACCCCTTGAGATACCGGTAAGCGAGGACATGCTTGGCAGGATATTCAACGGCCTAGGAGAGCCGATCGACAACGGGCCCCCGATAGTGGCAGAGGACGAGAGAGACGTAAACGGTGCCCCACTGAACCCGAGCGAGAGGGCCTATCCAGAGGACTTCATCCAGACCGGAGTAAGCGCGATAGACGGGATGAACACCCTGGTCAGGGGCCAGAAGCTACCGATATTCAGCGGCAGCGGCCTGCCCCACAACGTGCTCGCAGCCCAAATAGCCAGGCAGGCAACCGTAAGGGGCGAGGCGGAAGAGTTCGCAGTAGTATTCGCAGCGATAGGAATAAAGTACGACGACTTCATATTCTTCAAGAAGTTCTTCGAGGAGACGGGCGCCCTAAACAGGGTAGCCATGTTCGTCAACCTAGCCGACGAGCCAGCTATGATTAGGCTGGTGACGCCCAGGGCGGCCCTGACACTAGCCGAGTACCTGGCATACGAGAGGGACATGCACGTCCTAGTGATACTGACCGATATGACAAACTACGCAGAAGCCCTCAGAGAGATCTCTGCAGCGCGAGAGGAGGTACCTGGGAGGCAGGGATACCCGGGATACCTATACAGCGACCTCGCAAGCATCTACGAGAGGGCCGGCAGGGTCAAGGGCAAGAAGGGCAGTATAACCCAGATGCCCATACTCACGATGCCCAACGACGATATAACACACCCAATCCCCGACCTGACAGGCTACATCACAGAGGGCCAGATAGTCCTCAGCAGGGAACTACACAACAGGGGAATCTACCCGCCGATAAACGTGCTCATGAGCCTCTCAAGACTCATGAAGGAGGGAATAGGCCCCGGCAAGACGCGTGAGGACCACGCGGACGTGAGCAATCAGCTATACGCGGCGTACTCCAGGGGAGTAGAGCTCAGGAGCCTAGCAGCAGTGGTCGGAGAGGAGAGCCTAAGCCCGGTGGACAGGAAGTACCTGGAGTTCGCAGACCTATTCGAGCAGCGGTTCCTAAAGCAGGGAGAAAGGGAGAACAGGACGCTGGAGCAGACGCTTGACATAGCATGGGAGATACTAGCCATACTACCGGAGGAGGAGCTGACCAACATAAAGGAGAAGTACATAAAGAAGTATCATCCAAAGTACAGGAGCCAACAGGCCTAGCCGAGACCCCTAACCATCTCCCTGATTCTTTCCCTCACCCTAGCGCCCAGAGCCTCGCCCTTCAACTTGAAGGTCAACCTGCAGAGCGAGCAGATACCACTACTAGAGAGGAGGCCGCAGTACTTGCACCCCTCGACCCTAGCCTCAGCGGCCGGGTAGCTCGATATCCTCTCGGCCAGCTTGTTCAGGAAGCCTAGCTTGAGGCTGGGCTTCTCCTCCTCAAGCCTGTTCAAGTACTCCTTGACTCGGAAGTCCAGGCTCGTGAACCTAGCGTGGGGGCAGTCCCTGTGGAGGTAGGGTAGACCCTTGGCTATAACGTAGAGGAACGACTCCCTCTCGTACACATTGTAGAGGGGCCTTATGCGTGGAGCGGCTAGCCCCGGTATGCCCTCTGTACTAGGGCCTAGCTTCCTTATTGCGTCGAGCTCTTGAGCTAGAAAGTTCTTGACGGCGAGCGACGCTATGTCGTCGGCGTTATGCCCTGTAGCCACCTTGGCGTCCAGCTCCACTCCTACGGCGTTATAGAGGTACCTCTTGACAGCGCCGCATATGCTGCAGGCCGGCCTCCTAAGCCTCATAGACGCGCTGGGTATGGTGAAGTCCAGCTCCTCCTGCAGGCTAAACACTATTAAGGGCACGTCTAGGAGCCTGGCCAGCTCCTCCACGATCTTCCTGGACCCCCTGCTGTAGTCGCCGATGCCCAGATCGACGTGGAAGGCTATGAGGTCGAACTCTATCTCTCCCCGGAGAGCCGCTAGCGTGGAGAGCAGGGTAGCACTATCCTTACCCCCACTAACGGCGGCGACAACCCTATCCCCAGGCCTAACCAATCCATACCTCTTTACAGTCCTCTTAACCTTGGACTCCACGAACTCGGCATAGTGCGTGCTACAATAATGCCGCCTCTGGTATGGCACGTAGGCTATAGCAGGCCTTCCACACAAGCTGCATCTAGCCACCGCTAATCACTCTCACAAGCACGACCTCCTCCCCCTCAACCTCCTCGTCCTCGGGCAGGGGCGATCCATCGACCAGGACGATATAGGACTCAC
This genomic window contains:
- a CDS encoding ATP synthase subunit A — its product is MAVKGRIVRISGPLVVAEGMEGAQMYEMVWVGEDKLIGEITRIRGDRAFIQVYESTTGLKPGELVEGTGAPLSVWLGPGIIGNIYDGVQRPLPLIADKIAKEAPHRKMFIERGVHVDSIPRDKKWHFKPGFNGKKIEPGLKVEPGDLIGTVPETSLIEHRVMIPPGIHGRLKWIAPEGDYTIEETIAVVESEGKEVEVKLAHRWPVRIPRPYKAKLEPSLPLITGVRIIDTFFPMAKGGTGAVPGGFGTGKTVTLHSLAQWSDARVVVYIGCGERGNEMTEVLERFPEYKDPWTGKPLMERTILIANTSNMPVAAREASIYVGVTLAEYYRDMGYDVLLVADSTSRWAEALREIAGRLEEMPAEEGYPSYLASRLAEFYERAGRVDALGSPDRRGSVTIVGAVSPPGGDFTEPVTSHTKRFIRVFWALDTKLAYSRHYPAINWIMSYSAYVDLVTEWWHSNVDPRWREYRDQAMEILMREDELQDIVRLVGTESLDEKDKLILEAARVLKDGFLKQNAFDPIDAFATPEKQFKMLQLFIDYYKKALELVEHGIPVARIREAMGRLYVEMVKAKFEVPNDQLEKLDELRMKVLKTLDEVEARSG
- a CDS encoding ATP synthase subunit B, yielding MAYGVREYTRVREIKGPLLIVEGVSNVAYDEIVEVELASGEKRRGRVLDVQRGVAVVQVFEGTTGITTTGTRVRFLGRPLEIPVSEDMLGRIFNGLGEPIDNGPPIVAEDERDVNGAPLNPSERAYPEDFIQTGVSAIDGMNTLVRGQKLPIFSGSGLPHNVLAAQIARQATVRGEAEEFAVVFAAIGIKYDDFIFFKKFFEETGALNRVAMFVNLADEPAMIRLVTPRAALTLAEYLAYERDMHVLVILTDMTNYAEALREISAAREEVPGRQGYPGYLYSDLASIYERAGRVKGKKGSITQMPILTMPNDDITHPIPDLTGYITEGQIVLSRELHNRGIYPPINVLMSLSRLMKEGIGPGKTREDHADVSNQLYAAYSRGVELRSLAAVVGEESLSPVDRKYLEFADLFEQRFLKQGERENRTLEQTLDIAWEILAILPEEELTNIKEKYIKKYHPKYRSQQA
- a CDS encoding adenine nucleotide alpha hydrolase family protein; this translates as MARCSLCGRPAIAYVPYQRRHYCSTHYAEFVESKVKRTVKRYGLVRPGDRVVAAVSGGKDSATLLSTLAALRGEIEFDLIAFHVDLGIGDYSRGSRKIVEELARLLDVPLIVFSLQEELDFTIPSASMRLRRPACSICGAVKRYLYNAVGVELDAKVATGHNADDIASLAVKNFLAQELDAIRKLGPSTEGIPGLAAPRIRPLYNVYERESFLYVIAKGLPYLHRDCPHARFTSLDFRVKEYLNRLEEEKPSLKLGFLNKLAERISSYPAAEARVEGCKYCGLLSSSGICSLCRLTFKLKGEALGARVRERIREMVRGLG